One window of Rhizobium leguminosarum genomic DNA carries:
- a CDS encoding twin-arginine translocase TatA/TatE family subunit, translating into MGSFSAWHWIVVLIIVLILFGRGKIPELMGDVAHGIKAFKKGMEDDRADEGNDGDPA; encoded by the coding sequence ATGGGAAGCTTTAGCGCGTGGCACTGGATAGTCGTTTTGATCATCGTCCTGATCCTGTTCGGTCGCGGCAAGATACCCGAACTAATGGGCGACGTCGCACATGGCATCAAAGCGTTCAAGAAGGGCATGGAGGACGATCGGGCCGACGAAGGTAACGACGGCGACCCGGCGTGA